GTCGACGGCAAAATCAAAAATGGCGCGTTGCATGGGAATCTGATCATAGCCGGTAACGGTGATCCAACTTTCTCTTCCAGGTTTGGGGAAGGAGATTCTTTCCGGACATTTACATCCTGGGCCACAAGGTTAAAAGAATCTGGAATTACAAAGATTTCAGGAAACATAATCGCAGTAGATGATGCCTTTGATGACGAGCGGATCGGCTTTGGCTGGTCCTGGGATGACCTTCCTTATTATTACGCGACAGAAACCAGCGCCCTGCAATTTGCAGAAAACTCCATCACAGTGACACTGGTTGCCGGTCAACCAGGTGAGCCGGTCACGGTCAAAATGGATCCGGAAACTTCGTATGTAACTGTAGTACCCGATATTCGCGTAGAAGAAGGTCTTGAGAACGCAAGCGTGAATTGGAGCTACAAGCCGGAAATGAAAATGATTTATGCTTCCGGGGCTTTGCCGCTCAATGGACAGGACTACGGATCATTCGCAATTCATAACCCTGCAGCATACTTTGCTTCTGCATTGAAAGATTCTTTGACACAAAACGGCATTGAAGTGATGGGCGAAGCATATCGCGCGCGGGATCGAGCTTTTAAAACTGCCGGAACGGAGCAATTACTTTTTACGCACAAGTCGCCGCCACTTCGTGAGATTCTTTCGATCCTGTTGAAAGTCAGCCAGAATTTATATGCCGAAACGCTTCTGAAAACACTGGGAAAAGGCAGCTTTGCTTCCGGAATACAGCAGGTCGAAGCAACGCTGATAGAAATGGGAATTGCGCCGCAAAATTTTATCGTAAAGGATGGTTCGGGACTGTCCCGTTACAATTACGTGACTGCAAAAGGACTGCTTCAGTTATTGGAGAGAATGTATCGTGATCCACACTTTGAAAGTTTCTACAATGCCCTTGCCATCGCCGGTGTGGATGGAACTCTAAAATCGCGAATGAAAGGAGGTTCAGCCGAAAACAACATACACGCCAAAACCGGTTCCCTTTCCAATGTCCGTTCTCTCGCCGGTTACGCGCGCACACGCGATGGCGAGATGGTCGCGTTCGTGCTGATCGCGAATAACTACAGCGCCCCAAGCGAAACAGCGCATTACATTCAGGATGTGATCGCGCAACAAATCGTAAACTTTACCCGAAATCCACAATGAGGTTTGTGATGAATGAAGCAAATTCGGAGCGCAGGCATCTTGCCTGCTTTTTATCAATCCTGATTCTTTTTTCCATACAAACATTTGCATCGGAACCTTCGTTTTTTGAAGAGCTTGTCTGGCGCGAAGTCGGGCCCTACCGCGGAGGCCGGTCCGCTGCGGTTGCCGGGATCCGAAGTCAACCCCTGACTTATTACTTTGGCTCCACCGGAGGTGGAGTTTGGAAAACGATTGATGGCGGAAATGTATGGCGGAATGTCTCCGATGGCTATTTTGGTGGATCCATCGGCGCAGTTGCTGTGAGTGATTCCGATCCGAACGTGGTGTACGTTGGCGGTGGCGAAAAGACTGTACGCGGAAACGTCTCTCATGGGGAGGGCATCTGGAAATCAACGGACGCGGGAAAGACATGGAAACATTCGGGACTCGCCGATTCCCGACATATTCCAAGAATTCGCATTCATCCACAGGATCCAAATCTTGTTTATGCGGCGGCATTGGGACATTTGTTTGCCCCAAACGAAATGCGCGGTGTATACCGCAGCAAAGATGGAGGTAAAAACTGGGAAAGAATCTTGTTTGCAAATCGAAACGCCGGCGCCATAGACCTCATTCTTGATCCTACGAATCCCAGAGTTATCTACGCAGCTACGTGGCGGATTCGACGCACACCTTACAGCCTGGAAAGTGGCGGTAAAGGTTCAGCCCTCTGGAAATCCACAGATGGCGGAGATACCTGGATCAACATGTCCCGCAACAAAGGGTTACCTGAAGGTACTCTGGGAATTATTGGAATCACCGTGTCTCCATCGAATCCAAACAATCTTTACGCAATCGTTGAGGCTGAAAAAGGAGGCGTGTTCCGTTCCCGTGATGGTGGCGAAACGTGGGAACTCACCAGTGAAGACCGGGCCCTGCGTCAGCGCGCGTGGTATTACACGCGCATTTATGCCGATCCGAAAGATGACGACACCGTATATGTTGTCAATGTCCAGTTTCATAAGTCAAAGGATGGCGGAAAGACCTTCAGCAAAATTTCAACTCCGCACGGAGACAATCATGATCTTTGGATTTCGCCGGATGATCCCATGCGCATGATCGAATCGAACGACGGTGGAGCCAATGTAAGCAGCGATGGTGGAAAGAATTGGACTGGCCAGGACAACCAACCCACCGCTCAGATTTATCGGGTTTCCACAGACAATGATTTCCCCTATCGATTGATGGGCGGGCAACAGGATAACACCGCTTTGCGAATTCGTCATCGGTCCCTTTTTGGTTCCGGAATCGGTATTCGGGATTGGGAACCCACGGCTGGAGGCGAAAGCGGATATGTTGTGGCTCATCCGGAAAACCCTGATCTGGTGTTTGGTGGGTCGTACGGCGGATATCTCACGATGTTCAATCACAAAACGAAAGAGTTTCGCGATGTAAACCCCTGGCCGGATAATCCAATGGGGCATGGCGCGGATGATTTCCGGTACCGGTTCCAGTGGAACTTTCCTATTTTCTTTTCGCCTCACAAACCTTATTCGCTTTACGCTGCAGCCAATGTACTCTTTCGTTCCACAAACAACGGTAACAATTGGGAAATCATCAGCCCGGACCTAACGCGCAACGACAAATCAAAGTTAGGACCATCCGGCGGACCCATCACAAAAGACAACACGAGCGTCGAATATTACGGCACCATCTTTGCTGCTCTCGAATCCCCGCACGAACCGGGCGTTTACTGGACCGGATCCGATGATGGATTGATTCACCTTTCTCAGGATGGCGGGAAAAACTGGAAGAATGTCACCCCCAAAAACATGCCGCAGTGGATTCAGGTGAATAGCATAGAAGCACATCCGTTCGAAAAGGGAGGCCTGTACGTTGCAGCCACCATGTACAAATCGGATGATTTCCAACCTTATCTCTATCGCACGACCGATTACGGAGAAAGCTGGACAAAAATCACAAATGGAATCCCGAAAGACCATTTCACACGTGTGATACGCGCGGATCGCATGCGACGCGGTCTGCTGTATGCAGGGACTGAACGAGGCGTATATGTTTCGTTTAACGACGGCGCGAACTGGCGATCGCTTCAAGGGAAATTGCCGGTAGTGCCGGTTACAGATATGGCTACACGCGACGAACAGCTCATTGTTGCCACACAGGGTCGCGGTTTTTGGATTCTGGATGATGTCACTCCGGTTCGTGAATTCAAACCGGAACTAGCCGGCGCAAAATTCCATTTGTTTACTCCGCCGCGCACGTATCGAATTCCTGGCGCTTCTTCGCCGGAACCTCCGCAAAAAATGGGAGCCAATCCTCTTGCAGGAGTCACAGTGCAGTTTTTGCTACCGAACGCAAAGGACGAAACACCGGTCAAGCTGGAATTCCTGGACGCAGACAACAAGGTCCTGAGAACTTTTGAAGGAAAAGTAAAACCAAAGCCGCAGAAATTGGAGGCAAAACCATCCGGCGAAGAAATCCCTGAGACAAAACCAACCCATACCGTGTTAACTGAAGAAGAAAAAAGAGACAAACAACTGGCTGAACAGGAAGAAAAGAAAAAAGAAGAAGTGAAGCTTGAACCGGTTCCCGGGTGGAACCGTTTTGCCTGGAATTTGCAGCTCGAAAGCGCAAAGAAATTCGAAGGACTCATTCTGTGGAACGAAGGAGGACTCGAAGGCCCCAGGATCGTGCCGGGAAAATATCAGGTTCGATTAACAGTAGCAGGGGCTTCGCAAACCAGACTCTGGGAGGTCGTGGAAAATCCCTTTTCTCAGGCATCGCAGTCTGACCTGGAAGAGCAATTCAAATTCCTTGTTGCATCCCGCGACAAACTAACACAGATTCACGAACAGATTGAAAAGATCCGAGCAGTTCGAACGCAATTGACCGATCTCAAGAAACGGTTTAAATCGAACGAAAAATACAAATCGACGATCGATGCAGCGGATCAGCTTGACAAGAAAATCACCGCGGTTGAAGAAGCGCTTTACCAGACGAAAAACAAGAGCAACCAGGATCCTTTGAATTTTCCGATCCGGCTAAATGACAAGCTCGCTTCCGTTACCGAAACGGCAGCTGCCGGTGATTTCGCCCCAACAGCCCAGGCAAAAGCCGTGCAGGCTGAACATTTCAAAGCAGTCGACGCCGAGCTGCAAAAGCTGAAAACTATTTGGGAGAAAGATCTGTCTGAGCTGAATGCCACATTCAAACGACTCGATACACCGGCCATTTTATTGCAGTAGTGGCAAGCATTTTCCAAGCGGCGTGTATGAACATGTCCGGTCACTAAACTCGACCTTACTCGAAAGTAGTATCGGTGAAAATGCTCTGCTAGCATCACTCACGAAGCAGAGCATTTGCTCGCTTGGCAAATTTGTTCGTGCTGGTTCAGGCTTCTTGGAAGTAGCGAATCTGATCACTGCAACGGCAAATGCTCCGCCACTACTATAATTTCATGATCGCGATCCGTGCGACAATATGATCGCATCTCTTTATCCCGTCTACTTCATAAATCGAAAGATACACTTCATTATGCAAGTCCTGAGCGGACTGACGGCCGAGGCAAATTTCAATCTTCGTTTTGGCATTGTAGAACGGCTTTGGCTTCCCGTTCAAACCGCTTCAACACAGATGGATCTTGCGCAAGGCTTTGCGGCAAAACTTTGATTGCGACTTCCCTGTCCAGACGTGAATCGGACGCTCGATAAACTTCACCCATTCCTCCCGCACCGAGCGATGACAGAATTTCATAAGGCCCAAGCCGCGTTCCTGCTTTGAGTGTCATGCTCCTACTATAGCCGATCCTACTATTCTAAAAAGGCGACTATGTGGATCAGGACTAGAGAAGTCCAGAAAGAAATAAAGAAAAAGTGAATTGCTGTCCTGCAGAAATTTCCCTTCCAGAGAGAAGAATCGTAAATGAACAGTTGAACGAGCAAACGAAGAAACCAAAAAACACCCATCCCTGCAACCACCGCTTTCCCTAATCGATTGTGATTCAGCAAATCCTCTGTTAAAAACAAGTTCATCAGTCCAAAAGCGACCAGGATCAAAGCAATGAAGAAGCTGTGAACCAAAAACATTTGCCGGTTCAGTAGCGAAAGAGATCGCAGTTGTTCCTTCCATTGAAATTGTCGCGGAAAGAATACGTGTGCAATTGCCAGGGCAAGCAGGAATGTGCCCGATATTTTCATCAACAGACTGAGCAGCATGGGTCGTCTCCTATTCGAGTTTGAAAAGCAGGCCCTTCACTAACGCAGTGAAAGACATCTCAGTCTGGAACCGCAGTCCTACTTCGGTTGCAAGCTGGAACCAAACATTGTATGGAAGAAAATGAAGGCATCCCGGGCCGAAAGCAATGAAATTCGCGAGGTTTCTTCCGTGTTCAAGAATGAAAACCGAACCTTCT
This genomic interval from bacterium contains the following:
- a CDS encoding glycosyl hydrolase — encoded protein: MNEANSERRHLACFLSILILFSIQTFASEPSFFEELVWREVGPYRGGRSAAVAGIRSQPLTYYFGSTGGGVWKTIDGGNVWRNVSDGYFGGSIGAVAVSDSDPNVVYVGGGEKTVRGNVSHGEGIWKSTDAGKTWKHSGLADSRHIPRIRIHPQDPNLVYAAALGHLFAPNEMRGVYRSKDGGKNWERILFANRNAGAIDLILDPTNPRVIYAATWRIRRTPYSLESGGKGSALWKSTDGGDTWINMSRNKGLPEGTLGIIGITVSPSNPNNLYAIVEAEKGGVFRSRDGGETWELTSEDRALRQRAWYYTRIYADPKDDDTVYVVNVQFHKSKDGGKTFSKISTPHGDNHDLWISPDDPMRMIESNDGGANVSSDGGKNWTGQDNQPTAQIYRVSTDNDFPYRLMGGQQDNTALRIRHRSLFGSGIGIRDWEPTAGGESGYVVAHPENPDLVFGGSYGGYLTMFNHKTKEFRDVNPWPDNPMGHGADDFRYRFQWNFPIFFSPHKPYSLYAAANVLFRSTNNGNNWEIISPDLTRNDKSKLGPSGGPITKDNTSVEYYGTIFAALESPHEPGVYWTGSDDGLIHLSQDGGKNWKNVTPKNMPQWIQVNSIEAHPFEKGGLYVAATMYKSDDFQPYLYRTTDYGESWTKITNGIPKDHFTRVIRADRMRRGLLYAGTERGVYVSFNDGANWRSLQGKLPVVPVTDMATRDEQLIVATQGRGFWILDDVTPVREFKPELAGAKFHLFTPPRTYRIPGASSPEPPQKMGANPLAGVTVQFLLPNAKDETPVKLEFLDADNKVLRTFEGKVKPKPQKLEAKPSGEEIPETKPTHTVLTEEEKRDKQLAEQEEKKKEEVKLEPVPGWNRFAWNLQLESAKKFEGLILWNEGGLEGPRIVPGKYQVRLTVAGASQTRLWEVVENPFSQASQSDLEEQFKFLVASRDKLTQIHEQIEKIRAVRTQLTDLKKRFKSNEKYKSTIDAADQLDKKITAVEEALYQTKNKSNQDPLNFPIRLNDKLASVTETAAAGDFAPTAQAKAVQAEHFKAVDAELQKLKTIWEKDLSELNATFKRLDTPAILLQ
- the dacB gene encoding D-alanyl-D-alanine carboxypeptidase/D-alanyl-D-alanine-endopeptidase, whose translation is MNRKRIVFQRTVLALLLFLIACAKRPGESPAALPPSRDPLNELRFQLDRVLADPAFDNAFWGVAIQSMETGQILYEQNAGKLLMPASNMKLITAVTCLKKLGPDFVYETEIKVDGKIKNGALHGNLIIAGNGDPTFSSRFGEGDSFRTFTSWATRLKESGITKISGNIIAVDDAFDDERIGFGWSWDDLPYYYATETSALQFAENSITVTLVAGQPGEPVTVKMDPETSYVTVVPDIRVEEGLENASVNWSYKPEMKMIYASGALPLNGQDYGSFAIHNPAAYFASALKDSLTQNGIEVMGEAYRARDRAFKTAGTEQLLFTHKSPPLREILSILLKVSQNLYAETLLKTLGKGSFASGIQQVEATLIEMGIAPQNFIVKDGSGLSRYNYVTAKGLLQLLERMYRDPHFESFYNALAIAGVDGTLKSRMKGGSAENNIHAKTGSLSNVRSLAGYARTRDGEMVAFVLIANNYSAPSETAHYIQDVIAQQIVNFTRNPQ